From one Cynocephalus volans isolate mCynVol1 chromosome X, mCynVol1.pri, whole genome shotgun sequence genomic stretch:
- the LOC134367827 gene encoding fatty acid-binding protein 5-like has protein sequence MQPTGREPVETELKESIHQPSCSSCPLSPVAAPNPPPSKSNGSQKMRDPVDVVGRITVSPTVATAQQLEGRRRLADSKGFDEYVKELRVGLALPKIGAMAKPDCIVSCDGQNLTIKTESTLKTIQLSCALGEKFEETTADGRKTQTVCNFTDGALVHHQGWDGKESTVTRKLKDGKLVVDCIMNDITCTRVDEKVE, from the exons ATGCAGCCAACCGGTAGAGAGCCTGTGGAGACAGAGCTGAAGGAATCAATACACCAACCCTCATGTTCCTCCTGCCCTCTGTCTCCTGTTGCCGCCCCCAACCCTCCACCCTCAAAGTCAAATGGAAGCCAGAAGATGAGGGATCCCGTAGACGTGGTTG GAAGGATTACAGTCTCGCCCACCGTGGCCACCGCTCAGCAGCTGGAAGGAAGACGGCGCCTGGCGGACAGCAAAGGCTTTGATGAGTACGTGAAGGAACTAAGAGTGGGACTAGCTTTGCCAAAAATCGGTGCGATGGCCAAACCAGACTGTATCGTCTCTTGTGACGGCCAAAACCTCACCATAAAAACTGAGAGCACTTTGAAAACAATACAGTTGTCTTGTGCCCTGGGAGAGAAGTTTGAAGAAACCACAGCTGATGGCAGAAAAACTCAGACTGTCTGCAACTTTACAGACGGTGCATTGGTTCATCATCAGGGATGGGATGGGAAGGAAAGCACAGTAACGAGAAAATTGAAAGATGGGAAATTGGTGGTGGACTGCATCATGAATGATATCACCTGTACTCGGGTCgatgaaaaagtagaataa